The following proteins come from a genomic window of Nicotiana tomentosiformis chromosome 12, ASM39032v3, whole genome shotgun sequence:
- the LOC104118310 gene encoding large ribosomal subunit protein eL20: MVTYKFHQYQVVGRALPTENDEHPKIYRMKLWATNEVRAKSKFWYYLRKLKKVKKSNGQMLAINEIFEKNPTKIKNYGIWLRYQSRTGYHNMYKEYRDTTLNGAVEQMYTEMASRHRVRHHCIQIIKTATIPAKLCKRESTKQFHDSKIKFPLVFKKVRPPSRKLKTTYKATRPNLFM; the protein is encoded by the exons ATGGTGACCTACAAA TTCCATCAGTACCAGGTTGTAGGTAGAGCGCTGCCGACAGAAAACGATGAGCACCCAAAAATTTACCGTATGAAGCTCTGGGCTACCAATGAGGTCCGTGCCAAGTCCAAGTTCTG GTATTACTTGAGGAAGCTAAAGAAGGTGAAGAAGAGCAACGGTCAGATGCTAGCTATTAATGAG ATTTTTGAGAAGAACCCAACAAAAATCAAGAACTATGGTATTTGGTTGCGTTACCAAAGCAGAACTGGATATCACAACATGTACAAGGAGTACCGTGACACCACATTGAATGGTGCCGTGGAACAGATGTACACTGAGATGGCTTCTCGCCACAGGGTCCGCCATCACTGCATCCAGATCATTAAGACTGCCACCATTCCGGCTAAGCTTTGCAAGCGGGAGAGCACGAAGCAGTTCCATGATTCCAAAATCAAGTTTCCGTTGGTGTTCAAGAAAGTCAGGCCACCTTCAAGGAAACTCAAGACGACCTATAAGGCTACCAGGCCTAACTTGTTTATGTAA